The following is a genomic window from Candidatus Poribacteria bacterium.
ATGGAGGAGATCAACCGGCTGAGCGCTGCAGCGGAAGCTGGACAGCTAGGTGAGCGTGCAGATCCCGAGAAGGCCTCCACGGAGGGTTTCAAGAGGCTCTTCCAGGGCATCAACGATATGCTGGATGCCATATTGGAACCGATCAACGAGGCCATCACCGTCATCGATAAGCTGGCGGCGTTTGATCTGACTGCACGAATGGAAGGAGAGTATAAGGGAGATCACGCCAGGCTCAAAAATTCTCTCAACACGGCGATGGATAATCTGGAGGAGTTCGTACGCCAAGTCGCAGCCGCCGCGGAACAGGTAGCTGCTGCTGCAGAACAAGTCAGTTCCGGAAGCCAGGCGCTGTCACAGAGCACCACCGAACAGGCAAGTGCTGTTGAGGAAGTCTCCAGTAGCCTACAGGAACTGGTTTCCATGGCAACTCAGAACGCTGATAGTGCCAAAGAGGGTAAAAGCATGACGGATTCCGCTCGAGCCAGCATCGCGGATGGGGTTGAAAGCATGAGAGAGCTTTCACAGGCGATCGAGAGGATCAAGTCCTCGGCAGATGAGACATCAAAGATCATCAAAACGATAGACGAGATCGCGTTCCAGACCAATCTGTTGGCCCTGAACGCCGCCGTTGAGGCGGCACGGGCTGGAGAAGCAGGCAAGGGATTTGCCGTCGTGGCGGAGGAAGTGAGAAACCTCGCCATGCGAAGCGCTGAAGCCGCCAAAGAGACCGCAAGGTTGATAGAGGAGGCCGCTAATAACGCCGATGCCGGCGTCGAGGCCAATCAGAAGGTCGTGAAGATCTTCGACGAGATGAACCAAAACGTGGAAAAGGTGAGCCAGGTGATGG
Proteins encoded in this region:
- a CDS encoding methyl-accepting chemotaxis protein; amino-acid sequence: EAQTRDGRKIPIIFSSGAIFDDKGKPIGGIEVILDRTDQEIAMEEINRLSAAAEAGQLGERADPEKASTEGFKRLFQGINDMLDAILEPINEAITVIDKLAAFDLTARMEGEYKGDHARLKNSLNTAMDNLEEFVRQVAAAAEQVAAAAEQVSSGSQALSQSTTEQASAVEEVSSSLQELVSMATQNADSAKEGKSMTDSARASIADGVESMRELSQAIERIKSSADETSKIIKTIDEIAFQTNLLALNAAVEAARAGEAGKGFAVVAEEVRNLAMRSAEAAKETARLIEEAANNADAGVEANQKVVKIFDEMNQNVEKVSQVMDEIAASSEEQRQGISQIETAVNQINQAVQQNAASSEESASAAEELSSQAEELKGMVANFKLSEDGKGELAIASTAAAPRYTKHTVKLQLHKKADTASPGNGKEGKEVDSAVNPQEVIPLEEEDMEVLRNF